From Thermincola ferriacetica, the proteins below share one genomic window:
- a CDS encoding cyclic lactone autoinducer peptide produces the protein MFRLPKTMILRFASAVLLFVAATGVNTACWLYWYQPKMMEE, from the coding sequence ATGTTCAGGCTGCCAAAGACGATGATTTTACGTTTTGCTTCGGCGGTACTGTTGTTTGTAGCGGCCACCGGAGTTAATACGGCATGCTGGTTATACTGGTACCAGCCGAAGATGATGGAGGAGTAG